CATCCACTGATTTAGGGGTTTCATTGTCCATTAGGCAGGAGGCGACAGAGTCGAGGGTTTCTTTGCTGATTCCTTTTGCTGTATAAACATCATCTTCGACGGCCAGCCTTTTTCTCATATTTACGATTTGAATGTGAAGGTGGATTCTTGAGATTAAATCCAGGGGTTTAATAGGTTTTAATGAAAAGTCAGTAGCGCCTTCTTGTCTGAACTGAGCCGCTACATCTTCCCGGTCATCTTCTGTTAATACAAGAATCGGTACCTGCTGATTTTCAAAACGCACCTGCTTTACGAACTCTAATCCGTCCAGAATGGGCATATGGTAATCGACAATAATGATATCGTAATGATTTTTATTAAATAAATAGAGCCCTTCACGACCATCTGAGGCTGTATCAGCATACAGGCCGTCCTTTTCGCATAAGCTCTGCATTAACTCACGCATGGATGGTTCATCATCCACGATTAGGAGCTTCATCCTCTAACACCCTTTCTCAACAAAACATAGCCGTATTAATTTACTATAATATTATAATGTAAAAACACTGTTGGCAATGGATTTCAAAGAAATGATGCAGAATCGTAAATTGTTATCTTTTTCGTTGGATTTGGGAGGGCGCTATCTTTTCGCAGACAAACGTTTGAGCTTCCTCGCAAAAAACGCGCTGCGGGGTCCCGGCCGCCCGTTTTTTAAGCAGGATTCTCGCGTCAGCCTATTAAAAATAAACCCCTGTGACGCTAGGGGGCTCACAGGGGATGTGGAACTAAGCTTCTATTGTAAAGCCAATTTTTCCAAAGTTCTTCGAATCTCTTAGATACTCAAAAGCTTCTTTGTACTCGGACAAATTAAACATCCGGTCGACTTCAGGCTTAATCTCATGTTTTTCAATGAACTTAACCATTTCTCTAAATTCTTC
This window of the Halobacillus sp. Marseille-Q1614 genome carries:
- a CDS encoding response regulator; its protein translation is MKLLIVDDEPSMRELMQSLCEKDGLYADTASDGREGLYLFNKNHYDIIIVDYHMPILDGLEFVKQVRFENQQVPILVLTEDDREDVAAQFRQEGATDFSLKPIKPLDLISRIHLHIQIVNMRKRLAVEDDVYTAKGISKETLDSVASCLMDNETPKSVDEISSSVGLAYPTVYRYLMHLLEEGKVKQVIRHQKIGRPKKLYEWYTH